In Silene latifolia isolate original U9 population chromosome 3, ASM4854445v1, whole genome shotgun sequence, a single window of DNA contains:
- the LOC141648986 gene encoding uncharacterized protein LOC141648986, with protein MQSLRIVVGRRYNSNHGFQRLLLYSTSSTTTTSTACYADYLVDSLGFSHQQALSVSTKFLKDNKVNDSRFFETANSVVNFFKKHGFDDTYLRKVVSKEPRLLSYNAQLTLIPKFNFLKEQGFSETDIIRVISANPTVLNYEVDTSILPAFRILRQVMGCHNYVIRVLSKLGATNISSVLKNLSPNVALLDSYGIPIESIRKHLLRNPAFFMRNPLVFKDVTIRVEEKLGITRDSMMFLYGIDLICGFSEEDIASKCRIFESFGWTQSEIKTLMMKNANCFAYSDERIKKRLDFLMNELQLEPAYLISRCGFFTCSLEKRIFPRHKILLILKEKGLLKKVPSLSSAIQLSDTWFLKRFVLPFKEVHEVYAKHTGCSLKTLSQGSV; from the coding sequence ATGCAGAGCTTGAGAATTGTTGTTGGCAGAAGATACAATTCCAACCATGGTTTCCAACGTCTCCTACTCTACTCAAcatcttcaacaacaacaacttcaacaGCTTGTTACGCAGATTACTTAGTTGATTCTCTGGGTTTCTCTCATCAACAAGCTCTCTCCGTTTCCACCAAGTTCCTTAAAGACAACAAGGTGAATGACTCCCGTTTCTTTGAAACTGCAAATTCTGTTGTTAATTTCTTCAAAAAACATGGTTTTGATGATACCTATCTCAGGAAAGTTGTGTCCAAGGAGCCTCGATTGTTGTCTTATAATGCCCAGTTAACTTTAATCCCCAAATTCAATTTTTTGAAAGAACAAGGGTTTTCTGAGACTGATATAATCCGGGTTATTTCTGCAAATCCCACTGTTTTAAATTATGAGGTTGATACTTCTATTTTGCCAGCATTCCGGATTTTGAGACAAGTTATGGGTTGTCATAATTATGTTATTAGGGTTCTTTCCAAATTAGGGGCTACAAACATTTCCAGTGTACTTAAGAATTTGTCGCCCAATGTTGCTTTGTTGGATAGCTATGGAATCCCCATTGAATCTATCAGGAAACACTTACTTAGGAATCCAGCATTTTTTATGCGAAATCCACTAGTATTTAAGGATGTAACGATTAGGGTTGAAGAGAAGTTAGGAATCACTCGAGATTCTATGATGTTTCTGTATGGCATTGATTTGATATGTGGGTTTAGTGAGGAGGATATTGCGTCTAAATGTCGAATATTTGAGAGTTTTGGTTGGACCCAATCTGAGATCAAGACACTTATGATGAAAAATGCAAATTGCTTTGCGTATTCTGATGAACGAATTAAGAAAAGGTTGGATTTTCTGATGAACGAGTTGCAACTCGAGCCTGCTTATTTGATATCTCGGTGTGGCTTCTTTACTTGCAGTTTGGAGAAAAGAATATTTCCTAGACATAAGATATTGCTGATTTTAAAGGAGAAGGGTTTACTGAAAAAGGTCCCTTCTCTTTCTAGCGCCATCCAATTGTCTGACACTTGGTTCTTGAAGAGGTTTGTGTTACCGTTTAAGGAAGTTCATGAAGTTTATGCTAAGCACACTGGTTGTAGTTTGAAGACGTTGTCGCAAGGGAGTGTGTAG